CCCTTTATAATAACACCTATGATCGAAGGTGTGCCCCCTTAGCCCCGAGGCGAGCGATAAAGTTCACAACCGATGAGCCGCAGGTCGGGATGAAAGAGGCGAAAATGGATTTAAGTCGTAAGACCTTTATCCTTCCGACGCTAACGAAAGGAAAGTTTTCCTTTACCTTGCCATCTTTTAGGGTGAAGAAATTTGAGGTTTATACGGTCACCGGTCAGAGAGTAAAGACACTGACAATACCCAAAGGGGCAAAGGAGATTACCTGGTTTGGTGAAGATGAAAAAGGAAGGAAGGTCCCAACTGGTATCTATATCCTGCGGATGATTGGCGAAGAGAAAGAGACCAAAAAGATAATCTTCTTGCGGTGATTAAATAATCTCAATCCGATATTTAACTGGGCAAGAGAGTTTCAAGATTGCGCCTACTGAACAATATTTCTCAAAGGAGAGTTTCACCGCCTTTTCTATATTTTCCCGGTTTAAGTTTTCTCCTTGAAACTTATAGACCATTTCAATCTCGGAAAAGATTCTGGGATGCTCTTCTCTTCTTTGGGCACCGATCTCAATAGAGAAATTTGCTACCTTCTCTTTCATCTTCTTTAAGATGGAGACAACATCCATTCCCGTGCAACCGCCGAGAGTTGTTAAAAGAATCGTCATCGGTGAAGGTGCCAGATTTTCCCCACCGCTCTCTTTCGGGGCATCCATTACCACCAGATGACCGGAATCGGTCTCACCAATAAATCTCATCCCTTCAATCCATCTCACTTTTGTCTTCATCACTTCCCTCCGTGGTCCGGCATTCTGGTCTATAGGTTAAACGGTGGAATGGGTTGACAACCGAAGAAGCAACATTTTTTAAGTGGGCACTCACCCTTTTTAGATAGCGGGCTAAAAGGCAAATCACCACCCCATCGCGGGCGCGCAAACTCTCGTCTTTTATCACATCCTCCACAATCTTCTCGCACTGGGGAGCCAGTTTACTATGTTCTTCCATAATCATTCTCCCTAAATCACTGTCCGCATCCTTAAAGCATGCGATTGTCTTTTCAAAAAGTTCTTTAACCT
The window above is part of the candidate division WOR-3 bacterium genome. Proteins encoded here:
- a CDS encoding FlgD immunoglobulin-like domain containing protein yields the protein TQTGDNEIVFQYYTANNYISNTVGIEDETNQIGINALYNNTYDRRCAPLAPRRAIKFTTDEPQVGMKEAKMDLSRKTFILPTLTKGKFSFTLPSFRVKKFEVYTVTGQRVKTLTIPKGAKEITWFGEDEKGRKVPTGIYILRMIGEEKETKKIIFLR
- a CDS encoding OsmC family protein, translating into MKTKVRWIEGMRFIGETDSGHLVVMDAPKESGGENLAPSPMTILLTTLGGCTGMDVVSILKKMKEKVANFSIEIGAQRREEHPRIFSEIEMVYKFQGENLNRENIEKAVKLSFEKYCSVGAILKLSCPVKYRIEII